Below is a genomic region from Henckelia pumila isolate YLH828 chromosome 3, ASM3356847v2, whole genome shotgun sequence.
GGTTTATGTTTGTCTTCCTAAGTTGCTTTGGTGTTCCTACTTTCAATTTTTCTTTGAATATGAATGAAGGAGTTTACCCGCCTTTTCTGTATTAAGTTTTTTCTGGAAGCTTAAAACAGCTTGACGTCTGTTGTGATGGCTATATACTCAAGCATCATTAGCATGAGTTATTTTCTTTTAGATGCTTGCATCTGTTCCTGGCCTAGTGGAATTCCTACTAAAACCATTTTCTAATAATAATGCCTCCTTGAAATATCGGTCTCTTCAAGACAACAGGCGCAAAAGTCAATCTTCTAGATCTCATTCCCCGTTTAAATAATGAACATGGCCTTCCCCTTATCAACAAAGTTGATGTAGAACAAATTCGTAAAAGCAGCGGTGGAAATGAATCAAGTCGATTGAATGGCTGCTATAGAATTTctcaaatgtatttttttacTGGTGACAGAAAAAggagaattaaaattttatcggtTTTGTACCATTGCGTTTGTTTGTTACAAAAGTGTTGTGCTTTGATCACTCAGTATGTGGCTCCCTTGAAGTTATCCTGTGCTTGTTTTAATTGAGTAGATAATGAATCTGTAACTTTTCTGAACCAGGAAAAATGCAAAAGCCATTGCCAGAGCTCCTCAAAGAATATGACCTTGCAATAGGCATCTTCCCACGCGACTCCACCCATTATGAGTTCAACGAGGAGACCAGAAAGATTACTGTTTACATTCCATCGGTCTGTGAAGTGGGTTACAGAGATTCATCTGTGCTGCGATTCTCAACCATCGTAACCGGTTATTTGGAGAAAGGCAAGTTATCAGATATTGATGGAATCAAAACTAAAGTGATGGTGTGGGTCAAAGTGACATGCATTTCATCTCAGAATTCGAAGCTCTATTTCACAGCTGGCATGAAGAAATCTCGGAGCAGAGAAGCGTATGAGGTTCTTAGAGATGGTATAAGCGTAGAAAAATTCTAAGATGGTTATCTGATGTAATGCCTAGTTTGAATCCTtactgttattattattattatttttgttgcaTATGCTCTCTCCGCAGATGATTTTATTATTAGTTCTTTTGTCATTATTTTCAGAGTCAAATTCCGCTAGCACAAAAAAATATCTTCTTCCATATAGTCAAGGAAACCTTCTCAGCATTTTTCGATGTAGCATAGAATGTACAGGTTCGATATATAAACCAATCGCAAATACAAAGACATCGAGCTGCCCTTGATTGTCAAAATATTTGTCACAAGTTTAAACACCAACTTTTCTTACAGTACCCAAAACTAataaaaaagaatttgaaaactTGGAAACAAAAACTATACACAATATAAAAGAGGCAGGATAAATCAGAAAGAACGTAGCGAAAACAAATTGAAATCTTGATCAAATGGAATTAACCATCACAATCGTTTACTTTCATCATTTTATCCTTTCACAAAAATACTTTAAACCCACCAAAACTGATTTAAAAGTGTAGTAATAAACATCGGTGTTGATTAATTCTACAAatctaattaaaaaatattcaaaaaatcgAGAGTTTTTCAACCTGATTTATGTGTTAATCCTGGTTGCCCGATCAAAACGCAACCCAACAGAAATCaaattgaagaaaaaacaaataacaggaagattaaaaaaaattaaatttctggGGGGAAATATGGATCTCAGACATCCAAGGAAGGATAAAGCAGCATAGGCTCTCAAGCCTGGCGAAGGCGAGAGCCCTTAGGCGGCCACTGCGAATGTTTTGAGAAACAAGCCTTTCCATTTGCATCATAGATCCAAATTGAATTGAAAACAAACTAAGAAACtcgaaactaaaataaaagaattCAAGAAAAACATAATGACAGAGAAAAAAGCACAAAGCTGGTGCGTACAAGGCGCGGCTGGAGGCTGGTGATGAGAAGGGAGTGGTGAAGGCCCCAATTTATAGAGGGACTAATGTAAGAAATTAGGGTTAGGGTTAGGGTTAGGGCTAGGGTTTGCACGATCTGACGGCGGAGAATTTTGACTCCGGTGTCATTAAACAATTTACAAAGGAAGGTAGGTTTTTTTGCTATTTTAAAGAATATTTTTTACCAAAATaacaaactttttttttaaaattaaaattttttgttataTACTTGAGGTTTGAGATCCGCATCCATTAAAATTAagattctttttctttttatatatatatatatatatatatatatagagttttgttatgctgcccaCCTCCCG
It encodes:
- the LOC140891379 gene encoding uncharacterized protein At5g01610-like produces the protein MDQILNKVGAYWLGQKANKEIGSVGDDINSFSSSIEGGAKWLVNKMKGKMQKPLPELLKEYDLAIGIFPRDSTHYEFNEETRKITVYIPSVCEVGYRDSSVLRFSTIVTGYLEKGKLSDIDGIKTKVMVWVKVTCISSQNSKLYFTAGMKKSRSREAYEVLRDGISVEKF